The Mytilus galloprovincialis chromosome 4, xbMytGall1.hap1.1, whole genome shotgun sequence genome contains a region encoding:
- the LOC143070766 gene encoding uncharacterized protein LOC143070766, whose translation MQFIVALSILIVCVSAQQDYRRKRSGYGSGGGDGSGHVGGGVSGGIGGGISSGLGGGSSGSLSGKLGGGVSGGVSSAGGGGLTGDVSGNLGGAVRGTSSGHGGSVSGGLKGGVSGGVSGS comes from the exons ATGCAGTTCATAGTTGCTTTGAGTattttgattgtttgtgtttCTGCACAACAAG atTACAGAAGAAAAAGATCCGGATATG GTAGTGGTGGTGGCGATGGATCTGGTCACGTCGGAGGTGGAGTTTCTGGTGGAATTGGAGGAGGAATTTCTAGTGGTCTAGGAGGAGGATCGTCCGGTAGTTTAAGTGGCAAGCTTGGAGGTGGTGTTAGTGGAGGGGTTTCTAGTGCAGGTGGAGGAGGGCTTACCGGTGATGTAAGTGGTAATCTTGGGGGTGCTGTTAGAGGAACTTCGAGTGGACATGGAGGAAGTGTAAGTGGTGGACTGAAAGGAGGTGTTTCCGGAGGTGTAAGTGGTAGTTGA
- the LOC143072999 gene encoding uncharacterized protein LOC143072999 isoform X2, producing MPFGTSTGWAKWAFVIMCIAPILFIVGFATNYWMQNDSTTVTSVGLWKAQTCTSGTCDTQSVPSSYKNDNFRATQAFEIMALIMFLVTPVFLGIYVFAAGARTYNYAVFCMVMCFVTAALLFTGSVLWIFALLTNFSIAWSYGLTLVALILAIIAGILFVPEVQNFNYFYGHYEDEYDSYYEKKSRISPGNYTKNYSPRQPRYARNIESPPSTSSTSGSGRTISTSMSNSTTYDSMPQPMAVDNPNTLKVNNVSSLQNSRPTFNDVSAIKLQRDQVF from the exons ATGCCGTTTGGGACTTCAACTGGTTGGGCCAAATGGGCGTTTGTGATAATGTGTATTGCTCCTATCTTATTCATAGTGGGTTTTGCCACCAATTACTGGATGCAAAATGACAGTACTACGGTGACAAGTGTCGGTTTGTGGAAGGCTCAGACGTGTACATCGGGCACTTGTGATACTCAAAGTGTACCATCATCTTATAAAAATG ATAACTTCAGAGCCACCCAAGCTTTTGAGATAATGGCATTGATTATGTTTCTTGTGACTCCAGTTTTTTTAGGGATATATGTCTTCGCTGCAGGAGCCCGAACATACAATTATGCTGTGTTTTGTATGGTCATGTGTTTTGTAACAG CTGCTTTGTTATTTACCGGAAGTGTTCTTTGGATATTTGCACTTTTGACGAATTTTTCCATCGCTTGGTCTTATGGACTAACATTGGTGGCTCTCATTTTGGCGATAATAGCCGGTATTCTATTTGTTCCGGAAGTTCAGAATTTTAACTACTTTTATGGTCACTATGAAGATGAGTATGATTCTTACTATGAAAAAAAGTCACGTATATCTCCAGGTAATTATACAAAAAATTATTCGCCTCGTCAACCAAGATATGCCAGAAATATTGAATCGCCGCCTTCAACATCGTCAACTTCTGGTTCCGGTAGAACTATTTCAACGAGCATGAGCAATTCAACAACTTATGACAGCATGCCTCAGCCAATGGCTGTAGACAACCCAAACACACTCAAGGTTAACAACGTTAGCAGCTTGCAAAATTCACGTCCAACTTTCAACGATGTCTCAGCTATCAAACTTCAACGTGACCAAGTGTTTTAG
- the LOC143072999 gene encoding uncharacterized protein LOC143072999 isoform X1 has translation MPFGTSTGWAKWAFVIMCIAPILFIVGFATNYWMQNDSTTVTSVGLWKAQTCTSGTCDTQSVPSSYKNDNFRATQAFEIMALIMFLVTPVFLGIYVFAAGARTYNYAVFCMVMCFVTAAIALIGVFIWLAYIPTNFYMAWSCGMVILAAIMAIIAGLLLIPELGWCSSYSNSGYYSSNMCAGVCGGDCCECDCDCCREQQRTPSPTPPPTRKALRSDPIVSQPARWVYTGSSVGYPPNTGMSSAYPPSTGYSGLPPSTGLTSLSGRPPPFTNRGITPIM, from the exons ATGCCGTTTGGGACTTCAACTGGTTGGGCCAAATGGGCGTTTGTGATAATGTGTATTGCTCCTATCTTATTCATAGTGGGTTTTGCCACCAATTACTGGATGCAAAATGACAGTACTACGGTGACAAGTGTCGGTTTGTGGAAGGCTCAGACGTGTACATCGGGCACTTGTGATACTCAAAGTGTACCATCATCTTATAAAAATG ATAACTTCAGAGCCACCCAAGCTTTTGAGATAATGGCATTGATTATGTTTCTTGTGACTCCAGTTTTTTTAGGGATATATGTCTTCGCTGCAGGAGCCCGAACATACAATTATGCTGTGTTTTGTATGGTCATGTGTTTTGTAACAG CTGCAATTGCATTGATAGGCGTATTTATTTGGCTGGCATACATTCCGACAAACTTTTATATGGCATGGTCTTGCGGTATGGTGATCTTAGCTGCAATAATGGCAATAATAGCTGGTCTCCTTCTCATACCAGAACTAGGATGGTGTTCTTCATATTCAAATTCCGGTTACTATTCGTCAAACATGTGTGCTGGTGTTTGTGGTGGGGACTGCTGCGAATGTGATTGTGATTGTTGTCGTGAACAGCAACGAACCCCTAGTCCCACTCCCCCACCAACAAGGAAAGCTCTCCGATCTGACCCTATTGTTTCACAACCAGCTAGATGGGTATACACAGGATCATCGGTAGGATACCCACCAAATACGGGTATGTCTAGTGCTTATCCTCCTTCGACAGGTTACAGTGGTTTACCTCCATCAACTGGTTTAACATCACTATCTGGAAGACCACCACCTTTTACTAATAGAGGTATAACCCCTATCATGTGA